Proteins encoded in a region of the Saccharothrix ecbatanensis genome:
- a CDS encoding ESX secretion-associated protein EspG, with protein sequence MSGTVVLSTLEFDVAWEGERLARRNVALDVPSPGITHTERAVLVDQAWHSLASRGLAENRRLTPELADAFSLLANPQMSIDLWIWVDRRKIKGLAAAAGDAGMLAVVDGDEVWLIESRAGALAEAAVSVAGDMPAGQGRSISLPNDLLRTASDEAGRDAEKLVLALERHGLPLHEAQELAGMCDGMSTRGQLGVERAQRGGPPVRAGRVVAWHDTPSGRYLHQVRPSSDGRSWSTITPIDNARLAGCVWELLQEI encoded by the coding sequence GTGAGCGGCACGGTTGTCCTCTCCACGCTGGAGTTCGACGTCGCGTGGGAGGGAGAGCGGCTTGCCCGGCGCAACGTCGCGTTGGACGTGCCGAGCCCGGGCATCACGCACACCGAGCGGGCGGTGCTGGTCGACCAGGCCTGGCACTCGCTCGCGTCGCGCGGGTTGGCGGAGAACCGGCGGCTGACGCCCGAGTTGGCCGACGCGTTCTCCCTGCTGGCCAACCCGCAGATGTCGATCGACCTCTGGATCTGGGTCGACCGCCGCAAGATCAAGGGTCTTGCGGCGGCGGCCGGTGACGCGGGCATGCTCGCGGTGGTGGACGGCGACGAGGTGTGGCTGATCGAGTCACGCGCCGGCGCGCTGGCCGAGGCGGCCGTGTCGGTGGCCGGTGACATGCCCGCCGGCCAGGGACGGTCCATCAGCCTGCCGAACGACCTGCTGCGCACGGCGTCCGACGAGGCCGGCCGGGACGCGGAGAAACTGGTCCTCGCGTTGGAGCGGCACGGGTTGCCGTTGCACGAGGCGCAGGAACTGGCCGGCATGTGCGACGGGATGAGCACCCGCGGCCAGCTCGGGGTCGAACGCGCCCAACGCGGTGGGCCGCCCGTGCGTGCCGGCCGGGTGGTCGCATGGCACGACACCCCGTCCGGTCGCTACCTGCACCAGGTCCGGCCCAGTTCGGACGGTCGCAGTTGGAGCACCATCACCCCGATCGACAACGCCCGGCTTGCCGGCTGCGTGTGGGAGTTGCTGCAAGAAATTTGA
- a CDS encoding SigE family RNA polymerase sigma factor has translation MDQRDEQEFAEYFVARREAVRRTAFLLCGDWHRADDLAQTAFVALHRRWRKVRDKQALDAYVRRTVVRAVIDESRRPWRRERFVDEVPETPSGDGEIGDSVATREALVAGLRRVPPRQRAVLVLRFLEGLDVAAAAEALGCSEGTVKSQTSRGLEALREALGDSIEDLRPAS, from the coding sequence GTGGATCAGCGCGACGAGCAGGAGTTCGCGGAGTACTTCGTGGCTCGCCGGGAGGCCGTGCGCCGAACGGCGTTCCTGCTCTGTGGTGACTGGCACCGGGCGGACGACCTCGCGCAGACCGCGTTCGTCGCGTTGCACCGCAGGTGGCGCAAGGTCCGGGACAAGCAGGCCCTGGACGCCTACGTCCGCCGGACCGTGGTGCGCGCGGTGATCGACGAGTCGCGGCGGCCGTGGCGGCGGGAGCGCTTCGTGGACGAGGTCCCGGAGACGCCCTCGGGTGACGGCGAGATCGGGGACTCGGTGGCGACGCGCGAGGCACTGGTCGCGGGTTTGCGGCGGGTGCCCCCACGACAGCGGGCGGTGCTCGTGCTCAGGTTCCTGGAGGGCCTGGACGTCGCGGCGGCGGCCGAGGCGTTGGGGTGCTCCGAGGGCACGGTGAAGAGCCAGACCTCACGGGGACTGGAAGCCCTGCGCGAGGCGCTGGGCGACTCGATCGAAGACTTGCGGCCGGCGTCGTGA
- a CDS encoding threonine aldolase family protein translates to MTQLAPLDFRSDTVTRPDEAMRLAMSAAEVADDVLDHDPTMKLLEERVADLLGVEAALWVPSGSMGNLIALTVHLRPGDRFLAPRGAHVLDNELGTAAWIAGGMPHPLECDAGPGRVSPDAVRAAAGTSGPYYTLRTTLLCLENTHNASGGSVTQPDEHALLVSAARETGLRVHLDGARLWNAAVALGLPPAALTVGVDTVQVCLSKGLGAPVGSVVAGSSSFVAEARRVRKMLGGGVRQGGVLAAAGLIGLDRIDDLAQDHANARTLTQGLVELGWLVDPPETNIVLAGVPDLERTLTGLRHLGVYAGPMAGKVRFVLHRDLRTEDVTEALRRIGSAS, encoded by the coding sequence GTGACCCAGCTCGCACCGCTCGACTTCCGCTCCGACACCGTCACCCGGCCGGACGAGGCCATGAGACTCGCCATGTCGGCCGCCGAGGTCGCCGACGACGTGCTCGACCACGACCCCACCATGAAGCTGCTCGAAGAGCGCGTCGCGGACCTGTTGGGCGTGGAAGCGGCGTTGTGGGTGCCGTCCGGATCGATGGGCAACCTGATCGCGTTGACCGTGCACCTGCGTCCCGGCGACCGGTTCCTGGCGCCGCGCGGCGCGCACGTGCTCGACAACGAACTCGGCACGGCCGCGTGGATCGCGGGCGGTATGCCGCATCCGCTGGAATGCGACGCGGGACCTGGCCGTGTGTCTCCCGATGCGGTGCGTGCGGCTGCGGGCACGTCCGGGCCGTACTACACGCTGCGCACCACGCTCTTGTGCCTGGAGAACACGCACAACGCGTCCGGTGGGTCGGTGACGCAGCCCGATGAGCACGCCCTGCTGGTGTCGGCGGCGCGGGAGACCGGCCTTCGGGTGCACCTGGACGGCGCGCGGTTGTGGAACGCGGCCGTGGCGCTGGGCCTGCCGCCGGCGGCGTTGACGGTCGGGGTGGACACGGTGCAGGTCTGCCTGTCCAAAGGGCTCGGTGCGCCGGTCGGATCGGTGGTGGCCGGGTCGTCGTCGTTCGTGGCGGAGGCGCGGCGGGTGCGGAAGATGCTCGGCGGCGGCGTCCGGCAGGGTGGCGTGCTGGCCGCCGCGGGCCTGATCGGGCTGGACCGGATCGACGACTTGGCGCAGGACCACGCGAACGCCCGCACGTTGACCCAGGGCCTGGTGGAGCTGGGCTGGCTGGTGGACCCGCCGGAGACGAACATCGTGCTGGCCGGCGTGCCGGACCTGGAGAGGACGTTGACCGGGTTGCGGCACTTGGGCGTGTACGCCGGGCCTATGGCGGGCAAGGTGCGGTTCGTGTTGCACCGCGACTTGCGCACGGAGGACGTGACGGAGGCTTTGCGGCGGATCGGGTCGGCGAGCTGA
- a CDS encoding PPE domain-containing protein: MTGFREIKDFRFQGYDNPGLAALVEQFKSGDAAQKFSSASHALRQLAATLDETDETLRTELKKLGIDWQGAAGENAGQAVTVSADVATTGTEAAQQNSQATAVQGANHSQTRNSMPEPQKLRGDTDTNFMDDVGGFFGYETDHAQEVKATQAAREQTIRGLDQYTDASRDALNQYQGMNKPPQFDVTTASSVSTPVAPVVQPGGGVPGVTGGLPGGGVPGGTGYTPGGTVGLPPQVPGQLPGGSTGLLPPGTTGVPPVVPPTALGKAVPSNLGLGLGLGLTAGLGLGLAATQARGSRLVRNPSTAVPGGGKAPDGPGSGKGTGGGTGGAGGGKGGAPGAPIPLTGKSGISATIGAIDPDERLHGRGGAGAAAGKAGVGGSMMQPAATAKGGPGEEDGEHVRKYGVDSDDVFGDERMVVQSVIGDEPEKK; this comes from the coding sequence GTGACCGGCTTCAGGGAGATCAAGGATTTCCGCTTCCAGGGGTATGACAACCCGGGGCTCGCCGCCTTGGTGGAGCAGTTCAAGTCCGGAGACGCCGCGCAGAAGTTCAGCAGCGCCTCGCACGCGCTGCGCCAGTTGGCCGCGACCTTGGACGAGACCGACGAGACCTTGCGCACCGAGCTGAAGAAGCTCGGCATCGACTGGCAGGGTGCGGCGGGCGAGAACGCGGGGCAGGCGGTCACCGTTTCGGCTGACGTGGCGACCACCGGCACCGAAGCGGCCCAGCAGAATTCGCAGGCGACTGCGGTGCAGGGCGCTAACCACAGTCAAACGCGCAATAGTATGCCTGAGCCGCAGAAGTTGCGTGGTGACACGGATACGAACTTCATGGACGACGTCGGCGGTTTCTTCGGGTACGAGACCGATCACGCCCAGGAAGTCAAGGCGACGCAGGCCGCGCGTGAGCAGACGATCCGCGGGCTCGATCAGTACACCGATGCCAGTCGTGACGCGCTCAACCAGTACCAGGGCATGAACAAGCCGCCGCAGTTCGATGTGACGACGGCTTCCAGCGTCAGCACGCCGGTCGCGCCGGTCGTCCAGCCCGGCGGCGGGGTGCCCGGGGTCACCGGTGGCCTGCCCGGCGGCGGGGTGCCGGGTGGCACGGGGTACACGCCCGGTGGCACGGTCGGGCTGCCGCCGCAGGTGCCCGGTCAGCTGCCTGGCGGCTCCACCGGTCTCCTGCCGCCCGGCACGACGGGTGTCCCGCCGGTCGTGCCGCCCACCGCGCTGGGCAAGGCCGTTCCCTCCAACCTCGGGTTGGGGCTGGGGCTCGGTCTGACCGCCGGCTTGGGCTTGGGCCTCGCGGCCACTCAGGCGCGTGGGTCGCGGTTGGTGCGCAACCCGTCCACGGCCGTGCCCGGTGGCGGCAAGGCGCCTGACGGTCCTGGCAGTGGCAAGGGCACTGGCGGCGGTACCGGTGGCGCCGGCGGCGGCAAGGGTGGCGCTCCGGGGGCTCCCATCCCGTTGACGGGCAAGTCCGGCATCTCCGCGACCATCGGCGCCATCGACCCCGACGAGCGCTTGCACGGTCGTGGCGGTGCGGGCGCCGCGGCGGGCAAGGCCGGTGTCGGCGGCTCGATGATGCAGCCCGCCGCGACCGCCAAGGGCGGCCCTGGCGAGGAGGACGGCGAGCACGTCCGCAAGTACGGCGTGGACTCCGACGACGTGTTCGGCGACGAGCGGATGGTTGTGCAGTCGGTCATCGGCGACGAGCCCGAGAAGAAGTGA
- a CDS encoding DUF3558 domain-containing protein: MSAGVLIAVLAGCSTGEPGEAQPVPSTGSTTSESVKPTTSKPARPKELKVDGIDPCATFTAAQRSELKINETSTKPLDVLTNDKPVPTCRNRADGDTMSSYNVSLISGVGIDHWEGGSNLDVVAKTVAGFAAYQYKLAGTSEAYCSYAVDVADKQQLVVQFFPIGDGFTQDQMCQNAAKGAELALATLQTLK, translated from the coding sequence GTGTCGGCCGGTGTCCTGATCGCCGTGCTCGCCGGGTGCTCGACCGGTGAGCCTGGTGAAGCCCAGCCTGTTCCGTCAACCGGATCCACGACCAGCGAGTCGGTCAAGCCGACCACGTCCAAGCCGGCGCGGCCGAAGGAACTCAAGGTCGATGGAATCGATCCCTGCGCGACGTTCACAGCCGCACAGCGGAGTGAACTGAAGATCAACGAGACGTCGACCAAGCCGCTCGATGTGCTGACCAACGACAAGCCGGTGCCGACTTGTCGTAACCGGGCCGATGGCGACACGATGTCCAGCTACAACGTCTCCCTGATCTCCGGAGTGGGGATCGATCACTGGGAAGGCGGTAGCAACCTCGATGTCGTTGCCAAGACTGTCGCCGGGTTTGCGGCCTACCAGTACAAGCTGGCCGGGACTTCCGAGGCCTATTGCTCCTACGCCGTCGACGTGGCGGACAAGCAGCAACTCGTAGTTCAGTTCTTTCCGATCGGTGATGGCTTCACGCAGGACCAGATGTGTCAGAACGCCGCCAAGGGCGCTGAGTTGGCGCTTGCGACCTTGCAAACGCTGAAGTGA
- a CDS encoding amino acid ABC transporter ATP-binding protein: MTDPVLSVREVVKRYGTNTVLDGISLDVHEHEVVTVIGSSGSGKSTLLRCVNLLEELDDGQVLLDGVDVSDPRADVDVARRGMGIVFQAFNLFPHMSVLDNITLAPRVVHGVPRDQAEQNARDLLERVGLAGRAGSYPEQLSGGQQQRVAIARALAYSPRLLLLDEITSALDPELVGEVLALVRELAEAGRTILMATHEMGFARQVADRVVFLDGGRLVESGPPEQVLGEPVHPRTRQFLRRIIDAGRL, from the coding sequence ATGACCGACCCGGTGCTGAGCGTGCGCGAGGTGGTCAAGCGCTACGGGACCAACACAGTGCTGGACGGGATCAGCCTGGACGTGCACGAGCACGAGGTCGTCACGGTGATCGGGTCGTCCGGGTCGGGCAAGTCGACCCTGCTGCGGTGCGTGAACCTGCTGGAGGAGTTGGACGACGGCCAGGTGCTGCTCGACGGCGTGGACGTGTCCGACCCGCGGGCGGACGTCGACGTGGCCCGGCGCGGCATGGGCATCGTGTTCCAGGCGTTCAACCTGTTCCCGCACATGAGCGTGCTGGACAACATCACCCTCGCGCCGCGCGTGGTGCACGGCGTGCCGCGCGACCAGGCCGAGCAGAATGCCCGTGACCTGCTCGAACGGGTCGGGCTCGCGGGCCGGGCGGGCAGCTACCCCGAGCAGTTGTCCGGCGGGCAGCAGCAGCGGGTGGCGATCGCCAGGGCGTTGGCCTACTCGCCCCGGTTGCTGCTGCTGGACGAGATCACCAGCGCGTTGGACCCGGAACTGGTCGGCGAGGTGTTGGCGCTGGTCAGAGAGCTGGCGGAGGCGGGCCGGACGATCCTGATGGCGACCCACGAGATGGGGTTCGCGCGGCAGGTGGCGGACCGGGTGGTGTTCCTCGACGGCGGTCGGCTGGTCGAGTCGGGGCCGCCCGAGCAGGTGCTCGGCGAACCGGTGCACCCGCGCACCCGGCAGTTCCTCCGGCGGATCATCGACGCGGGCCGTCTGTGA
- a CDS encoding DMT family transporter, whose translation MAWIVLIVSGVFEAGWAVSLKLSDGFTKLWWSVSFAVLALVSFAGLAWAMKQLPAGPAYAVWTGIGAALTAVIGMLWLGDGVSTLKLVSIALIVSGVVGLNLAGGTH comes from the coding sequence GTGGCGTGGATCGTGCTCATCGTGTCCGGCGTGTTCGAGGCCGGGTGGGCGGTTTCACTGAAGCTGTCGGACGGCTTCACCAAGTTGTGGTGGTCCGTGTCGTTCGCCGTGTTGGCGCTGGTCAGCTTCGCCGGCTTGGCGTGGGCGATGAAGCAGCTGCCCGCCGGACCGGCGTACGCGGTGTGGACCGGGATCGGCGCGGCGCTCACCGCCGTGATCGGCATGCTCTGGCTCGGCGACGGCGTCAGCACGCTCAAGCTCGTCTCGATCGCCCTCATCGTCAGCGGTGTCGTCGGCCTCAACCTGGCCGGCGGCACGCACTAG
- a CDS encoding ESX secretion-associated protein EspG, which produces MTKATLSATAFRTAWEHLDLGAMPIVLHVQDEPAPWSHLTEPGLARGGELDPWLGAAFKLIAYPPRSADLRLGIGRSAVRALAASSANAPSATTSSANAPSATTSSTTASTGSTGSLLAVLTGDVLTVSEVDVDLATALVGLLPRLPDGRVGAPDLRGQFGAAAIDRSGRRTRAADVVDFHGPADPDVLRARITALLDQLL; this is translated from the coding sequence GTGACCAAAGCGACCCTCAGCGCTACCGCGTTCCGCACCGCCTGGGAACACCTGGACCTCGGCGCCATGCCGATCGTCCTGCACGTCCAGGACGAGCCCGCGCCGTGGAGCCACCTGACCGAACCGGGACTGGCCCGCGGCGGTGAACTGGACCCCTGGCTGGGCGCGGCGTTCAAGCTCATCGCGTACCCGCCGCGCTCGGCCGACCTGCGGCTGGGCATCGGCAGATCGGCGGTCAGGGCGTTAGCAGCGTCCAGCGCGAACGCGCCCAGCGCGACCACGTCCAGCGCGAACGCGCCCAGCGCGACCACGTCCAGCACCACCGCGTCCACGGGCAGCACCGGGTCGCTGCTGGCCGTCCTCACCGGTGACGTCCTCACCGTGAGCGAGGTGGACGTCGACCTTGCCACCGCGCTCGTCGGGCTGCTGCCGCGCCTGCCGGACGGTCGGGTCGGCGCGCCGGACCTCCGCGGCCAGTTCGGCGCCGCCGCGATCGACCGGAGTGGACGGCGGACACGGGCGGCGGACGTGGTCGACTTCCACGGCCCCGCCGATCCCGACGTGCTCCGGGCGAGGATCACCGCGCTGCTTGATCAACTCCTCTAG
- a CDS encoding TetR/AcrR family transcriptional regulator, with amino-acid sequence MTAATPKGERRRQALVEAAAGLLVDGGFDAIRHRAVAERAGLPLASTTYYFDSLDELVTAALEFQGNGELAYGKARLDELDPRECGGDAFIELVLDLLLGPAGDRDAEAVLLRYERLVATGRRPYLRPLMRKMSGELHSLLFDIFARAGQRVSRERVEELIALVDGAVVNALIEISPDPRAAARRMLRKAMQPR; translated from the coding sequence ATGACAGCCGCAACGCCGAAGGGCGAACGCCGGCGCCAGGCGCTGGTCGAAGCCGCCGCCGGCCTCCTGGTCGACGGCGGCTTCGACGCGATCCGGCACCGCGCCGTCGCCGAGCGCGCGGGCCTGCCGCTGGCCTCCACCACGTACTACTTCGACTCGCTGGACGAGCTGGTCACCGCCGCGCTGGAGTTCCAGGGCAACGGTGAGCTGGCCTACGGCAAGGCCCGGCTGGACGAGCTGGACCCGCGTGAGTGCGGCGGCGACGCGTTCATCGAGCTCGTGCTCGACCTGCTGCTCGGGCCCGCGGGCGACCGTGACGCGGAAGCCGTGCTGCTGCGGTACGAACGCCTGGTCGCCACCGGTCGGCGGCCGTACCTGCGGCCGTTGATGCGCAAGATGTCCGGCGAGCTGCACTCCCTGCTGTTCGACATCTTCGCCCGAGCCGGTCAGCGGGTCAGCCGCGAACGCGTCGAGGAGCTGATCGCGCTGGTCGACGGCGCGGTGGTGAACGCGCTCATCGAGATCAGCCCGGACCCGAGGGCCGCCGCTCGGCGCATGCTCCGGAAAGCGATGCAACCCCGCTGA
- a CDS encoding potassium channel family protein: protein MFETDDRRLARWEQRAEWPLTALAVVFLLVYGWQVLDNRATSGLHQVLEVVLWLVWLVFAVDYAVRLKLAVDKRKFLLTHWFDLLAVLLPMVRQLRVLRLISVLKVLNRRIAGNFRQRVGVYAAGITLLVGVCASLAVLDAERNHPDATITTFGDAAWWTLTTISTVGYGDRYPLTWEGRLVAALLMIGGIALLGVITGTIASWLVERMSGVEDSVADAEQATLAELRLVRAELAELREELRATKT from the coding sequence GTGTTCGAGACCGATGACCGCCGCCTCGCCCGATGGGAGCAGCGGGCCGAGTGGCCGCTGACCGCCCTCGCCGTCGTCTTCCTGCTCGTCTACGGGTGGCAGGTCCTCGACAACCGCGCGACGTCCGGCCTGCACCAGGTGCTGGAGGTCGTCCTCTGGCTGGTCTGGCTGGTGTTCGCGGTGGACTACGCCGTTCGGCTGAAGCTCGCCGTGGACAAGCGGAAGTTCCTCCTGACCCACTGGTTCGACCTGCTCGCGGTGCTGCTGCCGATGGTCCGCCAGTTGCGGGTGCTGCGGCTGATCAGCGTCCTCAAGGTGCTCAACCGCCGCATCGCGGGCAATTTCCGGCAACGCGTCGGCGTCTACGCCGCGGGCATCACCCTCCTGGTCGGCGTGTGCGCGTCACTGGCCGTGCTGGACGCGGAACGCAACCACCCGGACGCCACCATCACCACCTTCGGCGACGCCGCCTGGTGGACGCTGACCACGATCTCCACCGTCGGTTACGGCGACCGCTACCCCCTCACCTGGGAGGGTCGCCTGGTCGCCGCGCTGCTCATGATCGGCGGCATCGCCCTGCTGGGTGTCATCACCGGCACGATCGCGTCCTGGCTGGTCGAGCGGATGAGCGGCGTGGAGGACTCGGTGGCCGACGCCGAGCAGGCCACGCTGGCCGAACTACGCCTGGTCCGGGCGGAGCTGGCCGAACTGCGCGAGGAACTGCGGGCGACGAAGACCTGA
- a CDS encoding pyridoxal phosphate-dependent aminotransferase, translated as MLSVAGRADVPPFHVMEVLSAAARRQRTVGDVVSLAAGQPSSPAPAPVLAAAQRALREQTLGYTEQLGIVELREALAGHYFRQYGLEISADDVVVTTGSSGAFLLGFLASFEAGDRVALARPGYPAYRNILRALGCDVVELPCGPETRFQPTVAMLDDVVRETGPLAGLVVASPANPTGTVLAPDELAGLAGWCAEHGVRLVSDEIYHGISYGTPLACAWETSRESIVVNSFSKTFAMTGWRLGWMVLPADLRRAVDRLTGNFTLCPPALAQYAAVAAFEPESYAQTERLVEGYRLNRDVLLKGLADLGIDKVAPADGAFYAYADISHLTDDSMDFCRRLLDDTGVAIVPGIDFDPVRGHEHIRLSFAGAAHDIEEALRRLGPWLSSS; from the coding sequence ATGCTGAGTGTTGCCGGGCGGGCGGATGTGCCTCCTTTTCACGTCATGGAGGTGTTGTCCGCCGCGGCCCGGCGGCAGCGGACGGTCGGGGACGTGGTGTCGCTCGCGGCCGGTCAGCCGTCCAGCCCCGCGCCCGCGCCCGTGTTGGCCGCCGCTCAGCGCGCCCTGCGGGAGCAGACCCTCGGGTACACCGAGCAGCTCGGGATCGTGGAGCTGCGCGAAGCCCTGGCGGGCCACTACTTCCGGCAGTACGGCCTGGAGATCTCGGCTGACGACGTCGTGGTGACGACCGGGTCGTCCGGGGCGTTCCTGTTGGGGTTCCTCGCTTCCTTCGAGGCCGGTGACCGGGTCGCGCTGGCCCGGCCCGGCTACCCGGCCTACCGCAACATCCTGCGGGCGCTGGGGTGTGACGTGGTCGAACTGCCCTGCGGGCCGGAGACCCGCTTCCAGCCCACCGTGGCGATGCTGGACGACGTGGTGCGCGAGACCGGGCCGCTAGCCGGGCTGGTGGTGGCCAGTCCCGCCAATCCGACGGGCACGGTGCTGGCGCCCGACGAGCTGGCCGGGTTGGCCGGCTGGTGCGCCGAGCACGGCGTCCGGTTGGTCAGCGACGAGATCTACCACGGCATCAGCTACGGCACGCCGCTCGCGTGCGCCTGGGAGACCTCCCGGGAATCCATCGTGGTCAACTCCTTCTCCAAGACCTTCGCCATGACCGGCTGGCGGTTGGGGTGGATGGTGCTGCCGGCCGACCTGCGCCGGGCGGTGGACCGGTTGACGGGCAACTTCACGCTCTGCCCGCCCGCGCTGGCCCAGTACGCGGCCGTCGCGGCGTTCGAGCCCGAGTCGTACGCGCAGACCGAGCGCCTGGTCGAGGGGTACCGCCTCAACCGGGACGTGCTGCTCAAGGGCCTGGCCGACCTCGGCATCGACAAAGTCGCCCCCGCCGACGGCGCCTTCTACGCCTACGCCGACATCTCGCACCTCACCGACGACTCGATGGACTTCTGCCGCCGCCTGCTTGACGACACCGGGGTCGCGATCGTGCCGGGCATCGACTTCGACCCGGTGCGCGGGCACGAGCACATCCGGCTGTCCTTCGCCGGCGCGGCCCACGACATCGAGGAGGCGTTGCGGCGGTTGGGGCCTTGGTTGTCGTCATCATGA
- a CDS encoding RNA polymerase sigma factor: MRKAEEQGFREFAVGHAASLRRTAYLFCGDWHMAEDLMQASLLKLYQAWHRIEWRDNASGYARKVLLRTWLDEKRRPWRRVEQRDGELPDVADSSADPERSGERLWARDLVHAALLRVPPRQRAVLVLRYFEDLPVSDVAVAMGCTEGTVKSQTSRGLVALRAAVEQLERGVVVAS; encoded by the coding sequence ATGCGCAAGGCCGAGGAGCAGGGCTTCCGTGAGTTCGCGGTGGGCCATGCCGCTTCGTTGCGGCGCACGGCGTACCTGTTCTGCGGCGACTGGCACATGGCCGAGGACCTGATGCAGGCGAGCCTGCTGAAGCTCTACCAGGCGTGGCACCGGATCGAGTGGCGGGACAACGCCTCGGGGTACGCCCGCAAGGTGCTGCTGCGCACGTGGCTGGACGAGAAGCGCAGACCGTGGCGGCGGGTGGAGCAGCGCGACGGCGAGCTGCCGGACGTGGCCGACTCGTCCGCCGACCCGGAACGGTCGGGCGAGCGGCTGTGGGCGCGCGACCTGGTGCACGCGGCGTTGTTGCGGGTGCCGCCGAGGCAGCGGGCCGTGCTCGTGCTGCGGTACTTCGAGGACCTGCCGGTGAGCGACGTCGCGGTGGCGATGGGGTGCACCGAGGGCACGGTCAAGAGCCAGACGTCGCGGGGCCTGGTGGCGCTGCGGGCGGCGGTCGAGCAACTGGAGCGTGGGGTGGTGGTGGCGTCATGA
- the purB gene encoding adenylosuccinate lyase, with protein sequence MTVKPRIANVLAGRYASTELATLWSAEHKIVLERQLWLAVLRAQADLGIDVPAAAVADYERVVEQVDLASIAERERVTRHDVKARIEEFNALAGHEHVHKGMTSRDLTENVEQLQVLRSLEHVRGKTAAVLARLARRAAEHTDLVMAGRSHNVAAQATTLGKRFASAADEVLVAFQRLDELIARYPLRGIKGPVGTAQDMLDLLGGDRDKLVELERTVAGHLGFEKVLTSVGQVYPRSLDFDVVSTLVQLAAGPSSLAKTIRLMAGHELVTEGFKPGQVGSSAMPHKMNTRSCERVNGFAVILRGYLSMVGELSGDQWNEGDVSCSVVRRVALPDAFFAFDGLLETFLTVLDEFGAYPAVVARELDRYLPFLATTKVLMGAIRAGVGRETAHEAIKEHAVAVALAMREQGLARNDLLDRLAADDRLPLDRAALDALLADRLSFTGVAEQQVADVVRQVEDVVAKHPAAAGYAPEPIL encoded by the coding sequence GTGACGGTCAAGCCCCGCATCGCCAATGTCCTCGCCGGTCGCTACGCCTCCACCGAGCTGGCCACGCTGTGGTCCGCCGAGCACAAGATCGTGCTGGAGCGGCAGCTGTGGCTCGCCGTCCTGCGGGCGCAGGCCGACCTCGGCATCGACGTGCCGGCCGCGGCCGTCGCCGACTACGAGCGGGTGGTCGAGCAGGTCGACCTGGCGTCCATCGCCGAGCGCGAGCGGGTCACCCGGCACGACGTGAAGGCGCGCATCGAGGAGTTCAACGCGCTCGCCGGGCACGAGCACGTGCACAAGGGCATGACCTCGCGCGACCTCACCGAGAACGTCGAGCAGCTCCAGGTCCTGCGGTCCCTGGAGCACGTGCGCGGCAAGACGGCCGCCGTCCTCGCCCGCCTCGCGCGCCGTGCCGCCGAGCACACCGACCTCGTCATGGCGGGCCGCTCGCACAACGTCGCCGCCCAGGCCACCACGCTCGGCAAGCGCTTCGCGTCCGCCGCGGACGAGGTGCTGGTCGCGTTCCAGCGGCTGGACGAGCTGATCGCCCGCTACCCGCTGCGCGGCATCAAGGGCCCGGTCGGCACCGCCCAGGACATGCTCGACCTGCTCGGCGGCGACCGGGACAAGCTGGTGGAGCTGGAGCGGACCGTCGCGGGCCACCTCGGCTTCGAGAAGGTGCTGACCAGCGTCGGCCAGGTCTACCCGCGGTCGCTGGACTTCGACGTGGTCTCCACGCTGGTGCAGCTGGCCGCGGGGCCGTCGTCGCTGGCCAAGACGATCCGCCTGATGGCGGGCCACGAGCTGGTCACCGAGGGCTTCAAGCCGGGCCAGGTCGGCTCCAGCGCGATGCCGCACAAGATGAACACCCGGTCGTGCGAGCGGGTGAACGGGTTCGCGGTGATCCTGCGCGGCTACCTGTCCATGGTCGGCGAGCTGTCGGGCGACCAGTGGAACGAGGGCGACGTCTCGTGCTCGGTGGTGCGCCGGGTCGCGCTGCCGGACGCGTTCTTCGCGTTCGACGGGCTGCTGGAGACGTTCCTCACGGTGCTGGACGAGTTCGGCGCGTACCCGGCCGTCGTCGCCCGCGAGCTGGACCGCTACCTGCCGTTCCTGGCCACCACGAAGGTGCTGATGGGCGCGATCCGGGCGGGTGTGGGGCGGGAGACGGCGCACGAGGCGATCAAGGAGCACGCGGTCGCGGTGGCTTTGGCCATGCGCGAGCAGGGCCTGGCGCGGAACGACCTGCTGGACCGGCTCGCCGCCGACGACCGCCTGCCGCTGGACCGGGCCGCGCTGGACGCGCTGCTGGCCGACCGCCTGTCGTTCACCGGTGTGGCGGAACAGCAGGTGGCGGACGTGGTCCGGCAGGTGGAGGACGTGGTGGCGAAGCACCCCGCCGCCGCGGGCTACGCCCCAGAACCGATCCTGTGA